A single region of the Microbulbifer sp. MKSA007 genome encodes:
- a CDS encoding cupin domain-containing protein: MPKSKAITIDDGFSRVKFLIGRTPETTDEEAKDAFALLSEYRDGGIYVAHYSGNSEWERHTNGDEFVQVIGGETALILLVNGDEKRNELSAGQILVIPKGIWHRFETPSEVKVMTITPQPTEHSITKPCDT, encoded by the coding sequence GTGCCGAAGTCAAAAGCTATTACGATAGATGATGGGTTTTCTAGAGTTAAATTTCTAATAGGAAGAACTCCCGAAACAACGGATGAGGAAGCTAAAGATGCATTTGCCTTATTGTCCGAGTATAGGGATGGTGGAATATACGTAGCCCACTATTCAGGGAATAGCGAGTGGGAAAGACACACCAATGGAGATGAGTTTGTTCAAGTTATAGGTGGGGAAACAGCTCTAATTCTTCTCGTTAACGGTGATGAGAAGCGGAACGAATTATCAGCCGGGCAAATATTGGTAATACCAAAAGGTATCTGGCACCGATTTGAAACACCTAGCGAAGTAAAAGTTATGACTATCACCCCGCAGCCAACTGAGCACAGTATCACTAAGCCATGCGATACTTAA